A region of Paenibacillus thiaminolyticus DNA encodes the following proteins:
- a CDS encoding ECF transporter S component, whose translation MQQWKLKDIVMLSSLSVVFAVVYLIFFQVGNVLVGFMGPMGYEVIFGIWFIVSIIAATILRKPGAAVISETVAGVVEVLIGNAVGPILIVSALIQGLGAEAAFAATRYRSYSLKTLMLAGVGAALFSFAWGYFRSGFGAYSTGLVISMLAVRCVSGALIAGLLGHGIAQSLKRTGVLRSYPIAKEGTRAA comes from the coding sequence ATGCAACAGTGGAAATTAAAAGATATCGTCATGCTCAGCTCGTTGTCTGTCGTCTTTGCCGTTGTGTATTTGATATTCTTCCAGGTAGGCAATGTCCTGGTCGGCTTCATGGGGCCGATGGGCTATGAGGTCATCTTCGGCATCTGGTTCATCGTGTCGATCATCGCCGCCACGATTCTGCGCAAGCCGGGCGCCGCCGTCATCTCGGAGACGGTGGCCGGCGTCGTCGAGGTGCTGATCGGCAACGCCGTCGGGCCGATCCTGATCGTGTCCGCCCTCATTCAAGGGCTGGGGGCCGAAGCGGCCTTCGCCGCCACCCGCTACCGCAGCTACAGCCTGAAGACGCTGATGCTGGCAGGGGTCGGGGCGGCCCTGTTCAGCTTCGCGTGGGGCTACTTCCGCAGCGGCTTCGGGGCCTACTCCACCGGCCTCGTCATCTCGATGCTGGCCGTCCGCTGCGTCAGCGGGGCGCTCATCGCGGGGCTGCTCGGCCACGGGATCGCGCAGTCGCTGAAGCGGACCGGCGTGCTGCGCAGCTATCCGATCGCGAAGGAAGGCACCCGCGCCGCATGA
- a CDS encoding ABC transporter ATP-binding protein, whose product MSCVNGSCMNGSRVDEHMDERVAAIEAEGLTLAFEAGADPILSGLDVRIGDGETALLLGPSGCGKSSLALCLAGLYPHAIDSEVRGRVLVYGKPVAERAAGDAPWAAGIVFQDFESQFCLLRVEEEIAFCLENLGCPREEMDGRISGALAAVDLGAWRKAPIHELSGGMKQRLALACAIAMETRLLVLDEPTSNLDPAARRQFAALVRELARARGLAVLVIEHQLDEWIGQADRLLVMDAAGAIAYDGPPAAYYAGAVPEAAGIWQPGPLRLYRELRRLVPGGEPLAQAAVLTEQDLAAELARWSEAGQASALQALTAPSPAGCRPAGDQSGGGTGGDQAGGRAGGVRAGGAPEPGPLLEADGLHFRRGGRPVADGISLTLRAGEWVAIAGPNGAGKSTFASLLSGLNEPEAGTVRLQGQPLGDYAEKELRTWIGYVFQNPEHQFITDTVADELAFGLRQQGIAPAVVERAVQDALCRLRLENAAQASPFSLSQGQKRRLSVASALTDEQRLLILDEPTYGQDAGTTRELMGMLGERIRRGDAVIMITHDMELACAYADRIIVLRDGRAVYDGPPATLWSEHAELAADCQLLPPLRCAAAGRLAELIASRREKHAAFAGLESEH is encoded by the coding sequence ATGAGCTGCGTGAATGGGAGCTGCATGAATGGAAGCCGCGTGGATGAGCACATGGATGAGCGCGTGGCGGCGATCGAAGCCGAGGGGCTGACGCTCGCCTTCGAGGCGGGCGCGGACCCGATCCTGTCCGGCCTCGACGTCCGCATCGGCGACGGAGAGACGGCGCTGCTGCTCGGGCCGAGCGGCTGCGGCAAAAGCTCGCTTGCCCTCTGCCTGGCCGGGCTGTATCCGCACGCGATCGACAGCGAGGTGCGGGGCCGGGTGCTCGTGTACGGGAAGCCGGTCGCCGAGCGGGCTGCGGGCGACGCCCCTTGGGCGGCCGGCATCGTGTTCCAGGACTTCGAGAGCCAATTCTGCCTGCTGCGGGTCGAGGAGGAGATCGCCTTCTGCCTGGAGAACCTCGGCTGCCCGCGGGAGGAGATGGACGGGCGCATCAGCGGGGCGTTGGCCGCGGTGGACCTCGGCGCCTGGCGCAAGGCGCCGATTCACGAGCTGTCCGGCGGCATGAAGCAGCGGCTGGCGCTCGCCTGCGCGATCGCGATGGAGACGCGCCTGCTCGTGCTCGACGAGCCGACGTCGAATCTTGACCCGGCGGCCCGGCGGCAATTCGCGGCGCTCGTTCGCGAGCTCGCCCGGGCGCGCGGTCTGGCCGTGCTCGTCATCGAGCATCAGCTCGATGAGTGGATCGGCCAGGCGGACCGGCTGCTCGTGATGGACGCCGCCGGCGCCATCGCTTACGACGGGCCGCCCGCCGCGTATTATGCCGGCGCGGTGCCGGAAGCGGCCGGCATCTGGCAGCCGGGCCCGCTCCGGCTGTACCGCGAGCTGCGGCGGCTTGTGCCGGGCGGGGAGCCGCTGGCACAGGCGGCGGTCCTGACGGAGCAGGACCTTGCCGCCGAGCTGGCCCGGTGGAGCGAAGCGGGCCAGGCCAGCGCGCTGCAGGCGCTGACCGCGCCTTCGCCGGCCGGCTGCAGGCCTGCCGGAGACCAGTCTGGCGGCGGAACGGGCGGAGACCAGGCCGGAGGCAGAGCAGGCGGGGTCCGGGCCGGAGGCGCTCCCGAGCCCGGCCCTCTGCTGGAAGCGGATGGCCTGCACTTCCGGCGCGGCGGCCGCCCGGTGGCGGACGGCATCTCCCTGACGCTGCGCGCGGGAGAATGGGTCGCCATCGCCGGGCCGAACGGGGCGGGCAAATCGACGTTCGCCTCGCTGCTGTCCGGGCTGAACGAGCCGGAAGCCGGAACGGTCCGGCTGCAGGGACAACCTCTCGGCGACTATGCGGAGAAGGAGCTCCGGACCTGGATCGGCTACGTCTTCCAAAATCCGGAGCATCAATTCATTACCGATACCGTCGCCGATGAGCTTGCCTTCGGGCTGCGCCAGCAGGGCATCGCGCCGGCCGTGGTCGAGCGGGCGGTTCAGGATGCGCTATGCCGCCTGCGGCTGGAGAATGCCGCGCAGGCGAGCCCGTTCTCGCTCAGCCAGGGCCAGAAGCGGCGGCTGAGCGTCGCTTCGGCACTGACTGATGAGCAGAGGCTGCTCATTCTGGACGAACCGACCTACGGTCAGGACGCCGGCACGACCCGCGAGCTGATGGGCATGCTCGGGGAACGGATCCGGCGGGGGGATGCGGTCATCATGATTACGCATGATATGGAGCTGGCCTGCGCGTATGCAGACCGGATCATCGTCCTCCGGGACGGCCGCGCCGTCTATGACGGCCCGCCCGCCACGCTGTGGTCGGAGCATGCGGAGCTGGCGGCGGACTGCCAGCTGCTGCCGCCGCTCCGCTGCGCGGCCGCTGGCAGGCTGGCCGAACTTATCGCGAGCAGGAGGGAGAAGCATGCTGCGTTTGCAGGATTGGAATCCGAGCATTAA
- a CDS encoding energy-coupling factor transporter transmembrane component T family protein: MLRLQDWNPSIKGLAVIMSVILLSLTLDPITPLLALIWTTGMTFVLGRVSWKKWLLGFAPFLIMSAGYVWTAILLPRAGADGSSDVVWEWGSFSVTAAVLHQALSLGLRVLIFSALSLLFILTTDPVRFMLSLMQQCRLSPQWAYGILAGYRFLPFFREELRILQHAHRMRGIERERGWRGRLRAMKRYAIPLLASAIRKSERVAVAMLSKGFTGKRERPYYVQLRVSWKDWLLLLLLIGGICGCYLLSWHMDSVRLYRGEL; the protein is encoded by the coding sequence ATGCTGCGTTTGCAGGATTGGAATCCGAGCATTAAGGGTTTGGCGGTCATCATGTCCGTTATTTTGTTGTCTCTGACCCTAGATCCGATTACGCCGCTGCTGGCGCTGATCTGGACCACAGGGATGACGTTCGTACTTGGCCGCGTGTCCTGGAAGAAATGGCTGCTCGGCTTCGCGCCGTTCCTGATCATGAGTGCCGGGTACGTATGGACGGCGATATTGCTTCCCCGCGCGGGGGCGGACGGATCTTCTGACGTGGTATGGGAGTGGGGATCCTTCTCGGTAACGGCGGCAGTGCTTCATCAAGCGCTGTCGCTCGGGCTGCGGGTGCTCATCTTCTCGGCGCTGTCGCTGCTCTTCATCCTGACGACGGACCCCGTCCGCTTCATGCTGAGTCTGATGCAGCAGTGCAGATTGTCCCCGCAATGGGCGTACGGCATCCTCGCAGGCTACCGCTTCCTCCCTTTCTTCCGGGAGGAGCTGCGGATTCTGCAGCATGCGCACCGCATGCGCGGCATCGAACGGGAGCGCGGCTGGCGGGGCCGGCTGCGCGCCATGAAGCGGTATGCCATCCCGCTGCTCGCCTCCGCCATCCGCAAGTCAGAGCGCGTCGCCGTCGCCATGCTGTCCAAAGGCTTCACCGGCAAGCGGGAGCGCCCCTATTACGTGCAACTTCGGGTGTCCTGGAAGGATTGGCTGCTCCTGCTGCTGCTCATTGGCGGCATCTGCGGATGCTATCTGCTGTCCTGGCACATGGACTCGGTCCGGCTGTACCGGGGGGAACTGTAG
- a CDS encoding LacI family DNA-binding transcriptional regulator, which translates to MKKNVTMSDIAQQLKVSTVTVSKALSGKEGVSEETRQKIMKTAAEMGYSGKSAANPNRVIGVVVSERYMCIKNSFYWDMYQCLVQGLSDIGCTALLEVVTKVSESNPSMPNLLQNQQMGGLVVLGSFPKGYLDQLVSTSLPLVFLDFYDWRYDVDAIISDNLYCSHRLTNYLIQCGHKNIGYVGNIYALGNILDRYLGYYKAMTENRLDIRKEWILDDRDIEDRLFTDFVLPDELPTAFVCDCDETAYNFISFLSKHHISVPEDISIVGFDNYIYATQTNPSLTTIAVDIRRMAEETIRGLQYKMENPASRIGIKVVPGNLIVRDSVQSLSTPETSHH; encoded by the coding sequence ATGAAGAAAAATGTAACCATGTCTGATATCGCACAACAGTTAAAGGTCAGTACTGTAACTGTGTCCAAAGCGCTTAGCGGAAAAGAGGGCGTAAGTGAGGAGACGCGGCAGAAAATCATGAAAACCGCTGCCGAAATGGGCTATAGTGGGAAATCCGCCGCCAACCCGAATCGAGTGATCGGAGTTGTCGTATCGGAACGCTACATGTGTATTAAAAACTCTTTTTACTGGGATATGTACCAATGTCTTGTGCAGGGCTTGTCCGACATCGGCTGTACTGCACTTCTTGAGGTCGTAACCAAGGTGTCCGAGTCGAATCCGAGTATGCCGAATCTGTTGCAGAACCAGCAGATGGGCGGCTTAGTCGTCTTGGGGAGTTTCCCCAAAGGCTACCTGGATCAGCTCGTGTCCACCTCGCTTCCGTTAGTCTTCCTTGATTTTTATGACTGGCGCTATGATGTGGACGCGATTATTTCCGATAATCTCTACTGCTCGCATCGGCTTACTAACTATTTAATTCAATGCGGCCATAAGAATATAGGGTATGTTGGAAACATATATGCTCTAGGCAATATTCTTGACCGTTATCTTGGTTATTACAAAGCCATGACCGAAAATCGTCTGGACATTCGCAAGGAATGGATTTTGGATGACCGGGATATAGAGGACCGGCTGTTCACCGACTTTGTTCTTCCAGATGAACTTCCTACCGCTTTTGTATGCGACTGCGATGAGACGGCGTATAATTTTATCTCGTTTTTGAGCAAACATCATATTTCCGTGCCGGAGGATATCTCCATCGTCGGATTCGATAATTACATTTATGCCACACAGACGAATCCAAGCTTGACAACGATCGCGGTTGATATCCGGCGTATGGCGGAGGAAACGATTCGAGGACTCCAATACAAGATGGAAAATCCGGCTTCCCGCATCGGAATCAAAGTCGTACCCGGGAATTTGATTGTCCGCGACTCCGTGCAATCACTCTCGACCCCGGAAACATCGCATCACTGA
- a CDS encoding carbohydrate ABC transporter permease yields the protein MKALAKNGYLRQKKILILGFTVFPIVFLLTFTYWPMLNMVWYSFTSWDGISNVKEFVGLDNYVRVLNDPQYFSVFKVSLYYIAGSVLNLFLSLFIATILNFKLKFSNFFKGVLFFPYLINGVAVAMIFLFFFQPDGVLDSFLSLLGLNSWIQQWLGNPNLINPSMVFVSMWKGLGFAIVLYLGAMQSIDNSVYEAANVDGANGWQVFKSIIIPSIKPVLTIQIILSVKGALSVFEIPFIMTNGANGSMTFVIQTIKTGFNYNKVGLASSMAMILFIIIIIMTVVQKFILKEEK from the coding sequence ATGAAAGCCCTTGCAAAAAATGGGTACTTGCGGCAGAAAAAAATATTGATACTTGGCTTTACGGTTTTTCCAATCGTGTTTCTATTGACCTTTACGTATTGGCCCATGCTGAATATGGTCTGGTACAGCTTCACAAGCTGGGATGGCATCAGCAACGTCAAGGAATTTGTCGGTCTGGATAACTATGTTCGCGTGCTGAACGACCCTCAATATTTTTCCGTATTCAAAGTCAGTCTCTATTATATTGCAGGCTCCGTGCTCAATTTGTTTCTCTCGTTATTCATTGCTACCATTTTAAATTTCAAGCTCAAGTTCTCTAATTTTTTCAAAGGCGTTCTGTTCTTTCCTTATTTGATTAACGGTGTAGCCGTCGCCATGATCTTTCTGTTTTTCTTTCAGCCGGACGGGGTGCTTGATTCGTTCCTGTCGCTGCTCGGCTTGAACAGTTGGATCCAGCAGTGGCTGGGGAATCCGAACCTGATTAACCCATCCATGGTGTTTGTATCGATGTGGAAAGGACTTGGGTTCGCGATCGTCCTGTATCTGGGCGCGATGCAGTCCATTGACAATAGCGTATACGAGGCGGCAAATGTCGATGGCGCGAATGGGTGGCAAGTGTTCAAATCGATCATTATTCCTTCGATCAAGCCAGTGTTGACCATCCAGATTATATTGTCTGTCAAAGGCGCCTTAAGCGTGTTTGAAATTCCGTTTATTATGACGAACGGGGCCAATGGCAGCATGACATTCGTCATCCAGACGATAAAAACCGGGTTTAACTACAACAAAGTCGGGTTAGCCTCCTCTATGGCGATGATTCTGTTCATCATCATCATCATCATGACCGTGGTGCAAAAATTTATCTTGAAAGAGGAGAAGTAG
- a CDS encoding carbohydrate ABC transporter permease translates to MQNTRTKTGRELAVNVMKYSVMIISCLIILLPIVVVFFGSFKTHAEFYDSNPLAPPASFLNFDNYKAVFVEGKLLTGFINTAIIMVISLTGSILSGTTIAYVFSRFQFRGKKILQNMFLFAALVPGVTMQVTVFQVINQLGAFNTLMAPILLYIGTDIMAIYIFMQFIDSISKDLDEAALIEGASYFRVFFKIILPLLKPAIVTIIIISGTTIYNDFYTAFLYMPSADLATISTSLFNFKGPYASSWEIILAGIIVVMFPMLIVFLTLQKYIYNGLTAGSVK, encoded by the coding sequence ATGCAAAATACACGGACAAAAACAGGTCGTGAGCTTGCCGTCAATGTCATGAAGTATTCAGTGATGATTATTTCTTGTTTGATTATTTTGTTGCCGATCGTCGTCGTTTTTTTCGGTTCCTTTAAGACCCACGCCGAATTTTATGATTCGAATCCACTGGCGCCGCCGGCCAGCTTTCTTAACTTCGACAATTATAAAGCGGTCTTTGTAGAAGGGAAGCTGTTAACCGGCTTTATCAATACGGCCATTATTATGGTCATTTCCTTGACAGGCTCGATTCTATCGGGAACGACGATCGCCTATGTGTTTTCGAGGTTTCAGTTCCGAGGCAAAAAAATACTGCAAAATATGTTTTTGTTTGCCGCACTCGTACCGGGAGTCACGATGCAGGTGACCGTGTTTCAAGTCATTAACCAGCTGGGAGCATTCAATACGCTGATGGCGCCCATCCTGCTGTATATCGGAACGGATATTATGGCGATTTATATCTTTATGCAGTTTATCGACAGCATCTCCAAAGATTTGGACGAGGCCGCATTGATTGAAGGCGCTTCCTATTTCCGCGTGTTTTTCAAAATCATATTGCCTTTGCTCAAGCCGGCTATCGTAACCATCATCATTATTAGCGGCACCACCATTTATAACGATTTCTACACCGCGTTCTTGTATATGCCAAGCGCTGACCTGGCAACGATCTCGACGTCTTTGTTCAACTTCAAAGGGCCGTATGCCTCGTCCTGGGAGATCATTCTGGCCGGCATCATTGTCGTTATGTTCCCGATGTTAATCGTGTTTCTTACCCTGCAAAAGTACATTTACAACGGGTTAACAGCGGGTTCAGTTAAATAA
- a CDS encoding ABC transporter substrate-binding protein codes for MPQPDAVIAKVMKKTMILALSILLAGFSIAGCSSSKNADANTSKSSISGDIVVITNDAGSIDTLFKDYEKRFKEKYPEVNSVRFEAVQDYDNNMRTRMSTKNYGDVLYNPNLSADKFAQFYEPLGTVEDMKQKYTFAERGAYDGQVYMLPVSGDVSGIMYNKKVFEQAGITEWPTTVDEFMADMRAIKEKTSAIPYYSNYNAGWPLSQWKGNEAVIANDSAYRNQTLPHDPEPFAAGKPNYILYHVLYDLTKEGLIEADPTTSDFDKSLQMIANGQIGSMALGSWALSNARSLADNPDDVGFMPFPNADHKAMLNAGYGMAVNVNSKNKATAKAFVEFFITESGYAEAQGNVPGVVGGKVPESLNDMEKNNVEFMVELPSIQGEEGLVEEILSQSEVGLYDEKFGRRIIDTALGRSQEGFTSFDDIVNRMNQDWSNAQKEVFAKRNIQ; via the coding sequence ATGCCGCAACCTGATGCCGTCATTGCCAAGGTTATGAAAAAAACTATGATTCTCGCTCTATCCATACTGCTGGCAGGATTCTCAATCGCTGGATGCTCCTCGAGCAAAAACGCGGACGCCAACACAAGCAAATCCTCGATTAGCGGTGACATCGTGGTCATTACCAATGACGCGGGCTCCATTGATACGTTATTCAAAGATTACGAGAAACGATTTAAGGAGAAATATCCCGAAGTCAACTCCGTTAGATTCGAAGCCGTGCAAGATTACGACAATAATATGAGAACGCGAATGTCGACGAAAAACTATGGCGATGTCCTCTATAATCCGAACTTGAGCGCGGACAAGTTCGCTCAGTTCTATGAGCCGCTGGGCACGGTAGAGGACATGAAGCAAAAGTATACCTTCGCCGAACGCGGCGCTTATGACGGACAAGTATATATGCTTCCGGTATCCGGCGACGTAAGCGGAATCATGTACAACAAAAAAGTATTCGAGCAGGCCGGAATTACGGAATGGCCTACTACGGTGGATGAGTTCATGGCCGATATGAGAGCAATCAAGGAAAAAACTTCTGCGATTCCGTACTACAGCAATTACAATGCGGGCTGGCCGCTGTCCCAATGGAAAGGGAACGAGGCAGTCATCGCCAATGATTCTGCTTATCGCAACCAGACGCTCCCGCATGATCCAGAGCCTTTTGCAGCCGGGAAGCCGAACTATATTCTGTATCATGTGTTATACGATCTGACCAAGGAAGGTCTGATCGAAGCGGATCCAACCACTTCTGACTTCGATAAATCATTGCAGATGATTGCCAATGGACAGATCGGCAGCATGGCGCTCGGTTCCTGGGCACTGTCGAATGCACGTTCCTTGGCGGATAATCCGGATGATGTAGGCTTTATGCCATTCCCGAATGCCGACCACAAAGCTATGCTGAACGCCGGCTATGGCATGGCTGTGAATGTCAACAGCAAAAACAAAGCAACCGCGAAGGCGTTTGTGGAATTTTTCATTACCGAGTCAGGCTATGCCGAAGCGCAAGGCAACGTGCCTGGAGTCGTCGGAGGCAAGGTTCCGGAATCCCTCAATGATATGGAAAAGAATAATGTGGAGTTCATGGTAGAGCTGCCTTCCATACAAGGCGAAGAAGGTCTGGTCGAAGAAATTCTGTCTCAGTCTGAAGTTGGTCTGTATGACGAGAAATTCGGACGCCGCATCATCGATACGGCCCTTGGACGTTCTCAAGAAGGCTTTACCTCCTTCGATGACATTGTGAACCGCATGAACCAGGATTGGTCCAATGCGCAAAAAGAGGTTTTCGCGAAGAGAAACATACAATAG
- a CDS encoding cellulase family glycosylhydrolase has translation MCNILIFSDDAFPGYRPVPIDLPHAVSCSAQELRHHLTESFDVFVNMHGAYFPMDAFETIERFLEQGNGFLHFGDVPFQYPVIWNGTGWDVQKQQWSYLRKLNIHSFMNVGAEECGIAAYEVNRMNPVADSLMPLLEVQDTRNLIMVPTKNKYVPKEWGSVGSMDAAISPLVKGLTQDGEHYSSPVVLIENRAGKYRGGRWIWVNQEISTEDRNSFAQAVTDLGAFAARGVREIFIKPSFASYLPGEKASVTIQIENPAMDGAWHCHLELIHAGDIIASADREVSGSSFTLTDQVPFDCELKPGHYEILMSATSQDGERRQFKQGFWVRDDQLLSSSERVKCGTDYFIINGKPAPVVGTTYMSSDYSRAFLQYPNPGIWMDDMRDMKQQGINWIRTGMWCNWRRFMLDDGHFDEFILRSIDAFIQCAAAHGLQVTFTFFTFVPEPWEGSHPYLDIRSLEAQKRFIAHIVGRHQHTTNVDWDLINEPYVSDHPSQRRSDDDVLERNAFQAYMREKYQSVETMAAALDIPISDVPDFSALPLPERQHINFDITDMGDSKNGLIWQDYLQFCTHMFRQWTEEMKAVITAVQPLQLVTVGQDEALRGQRPTPLLIGDLLDYNAQHTWWLLDDLVWDTVFTKYYGKPLLVQETGIMYLENADNSPRRTEREIADLLEKKFAYAFATRCAGVIQWVWNTNCYLQSANESNIGAIRSDGSKKPEMKVSRQFAEFFAQSQDYISDMAKQEEIAVIFPFTNDFSNKNFAQQATAQIIKVLAYYNKQLAMGVSEYELEPLLEAQPKLIFLPSPHHIDGKQFEKLMALVREMETTLVITGPISLNEYFAKTNRAQGLVGDTSLEPLSRFERLTYADKSYELSFAHHNAGRAFKENGANGEAAVNIPLGKGRLIWIPLPIELAEEPHVLKEIYADLIREAQVTEPFQLEGDSCGIFVSRLNWQDGILYTIINETGADQTLRIRDHVLNQTYSLTVGSNRSSLFTLDKDGTVIASYKNDSIIQAK, from the coding sequence ATGTGTAACATATTGATTTTCAGCGATGATGCCTTCCCCGGTTATCGTCCTGTTCCCATCGATCTTCCTCATGCCGTGTCCTGCAGTGCTCAGGAGCTGCGGCATCACCTGACGGAATCCTTCGATGTATTTGTAAATATGCATGGGGCTTATTTCCCGATGGACGCCTTCGAGACGATCGAGCGATTTCTGGAACAGGGGAACGGTTTCCTTCATTTTGGAGATGTCCCTTTTCAGTATCCGGTCATCTGGAACGGAACCGGCTGGGATGTGCAGAAGCAGCAGTGGAGCTATCTTCGCAAGCTCAACATCCACAGCTTCATGAATGTCGGCGCCGAGGAATGCGGGATTGCCGCATATGAGGTGAATCGGATGAATCCGGTCGCGGACTCCCTTATGCCGCTATTGGAGGTTCAAGATACTCGTAATTTGATTATGGTGCCGACCAAAAATAAATATGTTCCCAAGGAATGGGGGTCCGTCGGTTCGATGGATGCCGCCATTTCCCCGCTGGTCAAGGGCCTGACCCAAGACGGAGAGCATTACAGCTCACCGGTGGTCTTGATCGAGAACCGCGCAGGGAAATATCGCGGGGGCCGGTGGATTTGGGTCAATCAGGAGATAAGCACGGAGGACCGGAATAGCTTCGCGCAAGCGGTAACCGATTTAGGAGCATTTGCCGCCAGAGGAGTCAGAGAGATTTTCATCAAGCCTTCCTTCGCTTCTTATCTGCCCGGCGAGAAAGCTAGCGTGACCATCCAAATCGAAAACCCGGCAATGGATGGCGCCTGGCACTGCCACCTTGAATTAATACACGCTGGCGACATAATTGCTTCGGCAGATCGGGAGGTAAGCGGGTCATCCTTTACCCTTACGGATCAAGTACCATTTGACTGCGAGCTGAAGCCTGGCCACTATGAGATATTGATGAGCGCCACCAGCCAGGATGGGGAGCGGAGGCAGTTCAAGCAAGGCTTTTGGGTGAGGGATGACCAGTTGCTAAGCAGCAGCGAGCGAGTGAAATGCGGCACCGACTATTTTATCATCAACGGAAAACCTGCCCCTGTGGTCGGGACAACGTATATGTCCAGCGATTATTCCCGCGCCTTCCTGCAATATCCGAATCCGGGAATCTGGATGGATGATATGAGAGACATGAAGCAACAGGGGATCAACTGGATTCGCACAGGGATGTGGTGCAACTGGAGAAGGTTCATGCTGGATGACGGGCATTTCGATGAATTTATCCTGCGCAGCATTGATGCGTTTATACAATGTGCGGCGGCCCATGGCCTGCAGGTTACCTTTACGTTCTTCACGTTTGTGCCTGAGCCTTGGGAAGGCAGCCACCCTTATTTGGATATACGAAGCCTGGAGGCGCAGAAACGGTTTATTGCCCACATTGTGGGCAGACATCAACATACGACCAATGTGGATTGGGATCTCATCAACGAGCCCTATGTCTCCGATCATCCGTCCCAACGAAGAAGCGATGATGATGTACTGGAGAGAAATGCGTTTCAGGCCTATATGCGCGAGAAGTATCAATCGGTAGAGACCATGGCTGCCGCACTCGATATTCCGATATCGGATGTTCCTGATTTTTCGGCCCTGCCTCTTCCTGAGAGGCAGCATATCAATTTCGATATTACGGACATGGGCGACAGTAAGAACGGGCTGATCTGGCAAGATTATTTGCAGTTCTGCACCCATATGTTCCGCCAATGGACGGAGGAGATGAAGGCGGTTATTACTGCAGTGCAGCCATTGCAGTTGGTGACGGTCGGACAGGATGAGGCGCTCCGGGGCCAACGGCCCACGCCTCTCTTAATTGGCGATTTGCTGGATTATAATGCGCAGCACACCTGGTGGCTGCTTGATGATCTGGTATGGGATACGGTCTTCACGAAGTACTACGGCAAGCCGCTGCTCGTGCAGGAGACGGGCATTATGTACTTGGAAAATGCGGATAACAGCCCGCGCCGGACCGAACGGGAGATCGCTGATTTGCTGGAGAAAAAATTCGCATATGCCTTTGCCACTCGCTGCGCAGGCGTTATCCAGTGGGTCTGGAATACGAACTGCTACTTGCAGAGCGCCAATGAATCGAACATTGGAGCCATTCGTTCGGATGGCAGCAAGAAGCCGGAGATGAAAGTGAGCCGTCAGTTCGCAGAGTTCTTCGCGCAATCTCAGGATTATATCAGTGATATGGCGAAGCAGGAAGAAATCGCGGTTATTTTTCCATTTACGAATGACTTTTCCAACAAAAATTTTGCGCAGCAGGCAACGGCCCAAATCATCAAAGTGTTGGCCTATTACAATAAACAACTGGCCATGGGTGTGAGCGAATATGAACTGGAGCCGCTTCTCGAAGCTCAGCCGAAGCTGATTTTCCTGCCAAGTCCGCATCATATCGACGGAAAGCAATTCGAAAAATTGATGGCCCTTGTTCGTGAGATGGAGACGACCTTGGTGATTACCGGACCGATTTCATTGAACGAATATTTCGCCAAAACCAATCGGGCGCAGGGACTGGTAGGGGATACAAGCTTGGAGCCGCTGTCCCGATTTGAGCGTCTGACATATGCCGACAAGAGCTACGAGCTGTCCTTTGCCCACCATAATGCCGGCAGAGCCTTCAAAGAGAACGGGGCGAATGGCGAGGCGGCCGTGAATATCCCGCTTGGCAAAGGCCGCTTGATCTGGATCCCGCTTCCGATTGAGCTTGCGGAAGAGCCTCATGTTTTGAAAGAGATCTATGCCGATCTGATTCGGGAAGCGCAAGTGACGGAGCCGTTCCAATTGGAAGGCGACAGCTGCGGAATATTCGTGAGCCGCTTGAACTGGCAGGACGGCATCCTCTATACGATTATCAATGAGACCGGAGCAGACCAGACGCTCCGCATTCGAGATCATGTTCTTAATCAGACGTATTCATTAACGGTTGGAAGCAACCGAAGCAGTCTTTTTACGTTGGATAAGGACGGTACGGTCATAGCCAGCTATAAAAATGATTCCATCATACAAGCCAAATAG